In Alteracholeplasma palmae J233, a single genomic region encodes these proteins:
- a CDS encoding cadherin-like beta sandwich domain-containing protein, producing MKKVIRNSIKIFIMTISFVLLMVLNSTYGNDNAKVKFYLKTQKGDINLSSKSEMDLLAISAEEEDFGEIIDLGYDYILMDVWVEAIDDGVYYLDEYSSQIEFNDVIKGLDGDESSENGWGKASSPRGKGNVIGYASDGQKGIATKKNYPAKVGTVRIEYDKNQKTNDFSITLQYYKKVSYYTNSKKNGELLFLEEKDLKMESFIIGDPNSGPDASLETLSVEGTNSKTKYLDKTKDVPEANEITITYQDSLQPLIINATAKKGAATKVTVPAQTGAYTDGQIITITSVYTDPNDNTKTDTKTYTIKVNVTEAATNNKLDEVIVTGKNKGKDFSSKAIWDETKKAYYLEVEYGVESVIINTKPISNLATIDKTTETLNNIPNGGESTTTFTVTSESNEKATYNVIISRKKGSNITDIKELTINGSNALNKIGDTYEVSEQTDLITIVAKGDGKEQKIEYSIDGTNWTSSLTGDKIDYGQSNQYYIRVTAEDGTTADKTITVKRAESSDSSLKLYLDEGSAPTTADKYLISISDVYYLKDSNKNPFLKMIIDSKATIELNGTLLTKNGNEYDYNPTDLKLGENVYTITVIAQNGTSKEYIFTIYKSSSDAGLKDIRLTDKTGAKLIKGKDDFTITGRDATVEIEYSDADKNNNNVRIYLKAAEKSTITIISGGGFTSTNTERKDKTGNLYADEGYILITFTDLTIDEPKTIHYSIKPEFGDLLNYTATVIRKKANSDKELKDIEVAGTPISDFTVVPKVFKKVALDRNIGSVNVEGIKKDNFKGTITYFVGTNEHKNGQIPVTPGKLTTVIIRVTAEDDTWQDYNITLAPTSFEKDLKEISLEDEKIILPNPTTDDKGNINYEQNVTYSTDKTNLKITVSEFAKIKSNDISESGVFLWTLKEGKNTIRFTIMSESEDESVVYTIVIERASARTDKYLEKLVIESDNNLLNATHDSKNPIKNTYDFYIPRSIEHITIIATVPNGNGSSIKGTSKLGTLKLNNYGKTADIFEIYVLDEKNQENKYIIRIYRQDSDATLKNIIIDGAEYTFDANKNLIITKPFSSDKQNVDVTINPNSEHSSIKTDTFAVSSNKGTWILDKTDLSFKITVISEDSKTTNIYTVQATKDKSSEENDISKLSITNGTTEYVNTQNQFTKGDTRFSARVGSNITTVLVKAYILISDKSTITTQSKNKTTDGLYTVYEFDVTLIANRKDNEFKIDVKSEMGITKTLTILINTYNDNSKIESIEVNGNNINLIKDTYEYDLGEYEYTKEALKIRVQMEDSKNASYKIGNKTTKSGEIFEYTLLEEGPHKIIIVGVSDEGNVNPQTYTLTYKMKKAKTDNNLEDLEVIVDGQTEIISSQDPFNKTKTLYSLSVNRSVNKVVVNAYIRRSDLSVIDRGTLDKSDSVLDKYTFEIILKAGDVVNTAMIITSQSGEKNTVTIAISAKNSDKITKISIPETPFVFKKGEKIQQISTNVFNYNDLNKGSIKILLEYTDLVYSKVTINGVSAGETNNFQLEVGNNKQIKILLIDDRGNKDEYILEYSRNPQSSENKLKELIISVDKNEIINENNLTSDISTNITYRVNRDSKEIKITANPVSTLSKITINPNSFNLKPGENKYTISVEAEDGSINDYIITIIAKNDNSKLDGIIIDGIDYTTLEKDTLGRYIISDTPFSFSKKNFSVKVTTDDEYAIVIGQTNKEFEVPLQLGKDKTFTVQVASEYGTNSTEIYTFVYSQNAASNKTILKTIDVSVDGSLITLDAEKKPFAYPYNNPTNLRVDRINANKIVTINNATAEFNGKIKSISNSNKPLNLGLNIIEVLIVAEDGTEGTYVINLYVADDDNEITGIKVQGKELEPGFSKSITDYEIKESFKYNISNLLVSVTTKSNSTVVTGSGRVAIDYEENTLVIKSRSEYRNLINDHTNDLEYRVEVYREEPFKDVNLQDLYVIDENGDRIDFTAPTKLYKEGVYVYSVQLSKDIEYTYVNVHAFIKDARQKLMDINGEIISEEAFIQFMVIPIREIYKFKVVAEDGAEREYTINFTQGTTISSDNSIQSVTLRDLISTPQYLKGDQEFKKDKSKYEITVPYSVTTLDLLVKATDSKANVFGNGTYNLITDETQIDFHVTAENGSEGQMYTIIVKRSAPSQNNLLEELIVVIGGKEVVIGGSKDNPTKLVFDPIENLYDLILDRTNKEAKITAKTADKSATLSGNFQGNLRLRPGTNEYTITVTAEDKTYVNNYYVSIEIINDFIEIDNLTVDVYETGHELIHDKTQTGITYDLGTVDSTVQVLNINASIPNDSYGTLTGNGRQVLVDGINRFVVKATSEDKSKTVEYTIIINKKKGNNGPSELSKDADLYALTIEGTKEVINLNYDEANQGIYKVTLSALDDKFFLRAEKHQKASVIGAEWHSIAEGETKTIKVQVTAEDGTKGKIYELEVTRPKASTDNTLLDLYVEANGKVYKLDVTKTYQEVNVDPTVTEVTFGGTHPTFSKISGLGLQPLTSTSNIFPITVISQSGEVKTYNVNVKKQDNNADLLDLIVLDEKTNNSLSLKPGFDKDITDYIIDLTNNPEILEINIQAKANGKASLKGIGIFTLKSGTGKVTDRYVVTVTAEDGLTTKDYTVTIERNIDPEDSITIEDLTLIGETTIYLGNDKHPDALNQFTMSKVAYEIKVPYALQTVILSLSNKDGATIYGAKSYSLTDKETTITFYLVSKSGNVTSDKYTVKLIKEDPSDDATLKSLTLDGILIENFDPEVFSYTKKIVLEDYSTVDIKALATNEFASVSGNTGVINISRGNNNINIRVTAENGDQNIYRITLIALSDKNEILDIKDSESKINFDKDTPIYRINVSYTTQNFSLKVTSSLYSTITGDGVKLLEEGENIYYVYATSEFGTQGKVYQIIVTREAISDDATLKSLVVKRNSNTGDVLEYKPVFDSNRTNYIINLAEGDSLTTLFIEAEANSEFAIVGGIGYKVLKAEVDGDYQNVFEIVVRAQSGKTLTYTVSVYRNVELSDLAEYESLELKGSDGIVYLGTDPSSKQTFNKPETMYLIEVPYSVKSMTLNAKALYGSLYGNETKSFGNSNELIFVTEIISQSGSVSSGKYTIKVIREIPKTENTLSDLTVDEVQVPNFDPKVNDYTLTIPVGTKKSVVIGAKTNTHAKITGTGLKDLKQGSNVYTINVEAQDGSINSYTITINYVNDDAFLETLIIKGTDKDAYKEETASTFEFAREYKKNELKRTIVVGPTTKIINIQGQAIDQIGAKISGFGIYEFPLNETSKTVYVYVVSADGFTQNRYEIEITRTGKANNIADLVNLSISGYQIQFDPKIKMYSVNVPNSLNELVLSANASETSNIDVRGYNQGKGIVTSSIKDIKTGQNVIVIEVTSEDGLTSEIYTITVTKDAPQDFLFLILLIASLLLWILTILYIAVKRQREKNKDKNEVIF from the coding sequence ATGAAAAAAGTAATTAGAAATAGTATAAAAATATTTATAATGACTATATCATTCGTATTATTAATGGTGCTAAATAGTACATACGGTAATGACAATGCTAAGGTAAAGTTTTATCTTAAGACACAAAAAGGCGACATTAATCTTTCGAGTAAGTCTGAAATGGATTTACTTGCAATAAGTGCTGAAGAAGAAGATTTTGGCGAAATAATTGATTTAGGATATGATTATATTTTAATGGACGTCTGGGTTGAAGCAATTGATGATGGAGTATATTACTTAGATGAGTATAGTTCTCAAATAGAATTTAATGATGTTATTAAAGGGTTAGATGGAGATGAAAGCTCTGAAAATGGGTGGGGTAAAGCATCATCTCCAAGAGGCAAAGGAAATGTGATTGGATATGCATCTGATGGTCAAAAAGGAATTGCTACAAAGAAAAATTATCCAGCAAAAGTTGGTACTGTAAGAATAGAATATGATAAAAATCAAAAAACAAATGATTTTTCTATTACTCTTCAATATTATAAAAAAGTTTCATATTATACAAATAGTAAAAAAAATGGAGAATTGTTATTTTTAGAGGAAAAAGATTTGAAAATGGAGTCATTCATCATAGGAGACCCAAATTCAGGTCCAGATGCTTCTCTAGAAACATTATCAGTAGAAGGTACTAATTCAAAAACTAAATACTTAGATAAAACTAAGGATGTACCTGAAGCAAATGAAATAACTATTACATACCAAGATAGTTTACAACCACTTATCATTAATGCAACCGCAAAGAAAGGGGCAGCAACTAAAGTTACTGTCCCTGCCCAAACGGGTGCATATACCGATGGTCAGATAATAACTATAACAAGTGTTTATACTGATCCAAATGATAACACTAAAACCGATACAAAAACTTATACAATAAAAGTTAATGTAACAGAAGCAGCCACAAATAATAAATTAGATGAAGTTATAGTTACAGGTAAAAATAAAGGTAAAGATTTTTCATCTAAAGCAATATGGGATGAAACAAAAAAAGCCTATTATCTAGAAGTAGAATATGGTGTTGAGTCTGTGATTATAAATACTAAACCAATTAGTAATTTGGCGACAATAGATAAGACAACTGAAACACTAAATAATATACCAAATGGTGGAGAAAGTACTACCACTTTTACTGTTACCTCAGAATCTAACGAAAAAGCTACATATAATGTAATTATAAGTAGAAAAAAAGGTTCTAATATAACAGATATTAAGGAACTTACAATTAATGGTAGCAATGCATTAAATAAAATTGGAGATACATATGAAGTATCTGAACAAACTGATTTAATTACTATTGTCGCAAAAGGTGATGGCAAAGAACAAAAGATAGAATACAGTATAGATGGAACAAACTGGACATCTTCACTAACAGGAGATAAAATTGATTATGGTCAAAGCAACCAATATTACATTAGAGTAACTGCAGAAGATGGAACAACAGCAGACAAAACTATCACAGTTAAAAGAGCAGAATCATCTGATAGCAGTTTGAAATTATATCTAGATGAAGGAAGTGCTCCAACAACTGCAGATAAATACTTAATATCTATTAGTGATGTATATTATCTTAAAGACTCTAATAAAAATCCATTTTTAAAAATGATTATTGACAGCAAAGCTACAATAGAACTTAATGGTACACTTTTAACTAAAAACGGTAATGAATATGACTATAACCCTACAGATTTGAAACTAGGAGAAAATGTATATACAATTACTGTTATTGCACAAAATGGGACTTCCAAAGAATACATATTCACTATTTATAAGAGTTCTAGTGATGCAGGATTAAAAGATATTAGACTAACAGATAAAACAGGCGCTAAATTAATTAAAGGAAAAGATGATTTTACAATTACTGGTAGAGATGCTACTGTTGAAATTGAATATAGCGATGCGGATAAAAATAACAATAATGTTAGAATTTACTTAAAGGCAGCTGAAAAGTCTACAATTACCATTATTAGTGGTGGCGGATTTACTTCAACGAATACAGAACGTAAAGATAAAACTGGTAATTTATATGCTGATGAAGGTTATATTTTAATAACGTTTACAGATTTAACAATTGATGAACCTAAAACTATTCATTATTCTATTAAACCTGAATTTGGAGATTTGTTAAATTACACTGCAACAGTAATCAGAAAAAAAGCTAATAGTGATAAGGAACTAAAAGATATTGAAGTTGCTGGAACACCAATTAGTGATTTTACTGTAGTTCCTAAGGTATTTAAAAAAGTAGCATTAGATAGAAATATTGGTAGTGTTAATGTAGAAGGAATTAAAAAAGATAATTTTAAAGGAACTATTACATATTTTGTTGGAACAAATGAACATAAAAATGGTCAAATACCTGTTACTCCAGGTAAATTAACTACCGTAATAATTAGGGTAACTGCAGAAGATGATACATGGCAAGATTACAATATAACTTTAGCACCAACTAGTTTTGAAAAAGATTTAAAAGAGATTAGCCTGGAAGATGAAAAGATAATTTTACCTAATCCAACGACGGATGATAAAGGTAACATCAATTATGAACAAAATGTTACATATAGTACTGACAAAACTAATTTAAAGATAACAGTTTCTGAGTTTGCTAAGATTAAATCTAACGATATTTCTGAATCAGGTGTCTTTTTATGGACACTAAAAGAAGGAAAGAATACAATCAGGTTTACTATTATGTCAGAATCTGAAGATGAATCTGTTGTATATACAATAGTAATTGAAAGAGCAAGTGCTAGAACTGACAAATACTTAGAAAAATTGGTAATTGAAAGCGACAATAATCTACTTAATGCAACTCATGATTCTAAAAATCCTATTAAAAACACATATGATTTTTACATTCCGAGAAGCATAGAACATATTACAATAATTGCAACTGTGCCAAATGGTAACGGATCTTCAATTAAAGGAACAAGTAAACTAGGCACATTAAAATTAAATAATTATGGAAAAACTGCAGATATATTTGAAATTTACGTTTTAGATGAAAAAAATCAAGAAAATAAATATATTATTAGAATATATAGACAAGATAGTGATGCAACATTAAAAAATATTATTATAGATGGAGCAGAGTATACTTTTGATGCTAATAAAAATCTCATTATCACAAAGCCTTTCTCTAGTGATAAACAAAATGTTGATGTTACTATTAATCCAAATAGCGAGCATTCAAGTATTAAAACTGACACATTTGCTGTTTCTTCAAATAAAGGTACTTGGATATTAGATAAAACAGACTTATCATTTAAAATTACTGTAATATCTGAAGATAGTAAAACTACAAACATTTATACTGTTCAAGCTACTAAAGATAAATCTAGTGAAGAAAATGATATCTCAAAACTATCAATTACTAACGGAACAACAGAATATGTAAATACTCAAAATCAATTCACTAAAGGCGATACAAGATTCTCAGCTAGAGTAGGAAGTAATATAACTACAGTATTAGTAAAAGCATATATCTTAATATCTGATAAGTCTACTATCACTACTCAAAGCAAAAATAAAACAACAGATGGATTATACACAGTATATGAATTTGATGTTACTTTAATTGCCAATAGAAAAGATAATGAGTTTAAAATTGATGTTAAATCAGAAATGGGCATAACTAAAACTCTCACTATTTTGATAAATACATATAACGACAATTCTAAAATTGAATCGATTGAAGTAAATGGAAACAACATCAATCTAATTAAAGACACCTATGAGTATGACTTAGGTGAATATGAATACACAAAAGAGGCATTGAAAATTAGAGTTCAAATGGAAGATTCTAAAAATGCTAGTTATAAAATTGGAAATAAAACTACTAAAAGTGGTGAGATTTTTGAGTATACGCTTTTAGAAGAAGGTCCACACAAGATTATTATTGTCGGAGTTAGTGATGAAGGAAATGTTAATCCACAAACATATACTTTAACTTATAAAATGAAGAAAGCTAAAACTGATAATAACCTTGAAGATTTAGAAGTTATAGTAGATGGACAAACTGAAATTATTAGTAGTCAAGATCCATTTAATAAAACTAAAACTTTATATTCTCTATCAGTTAATAGATCAGTTAATAAAGTAGTAGTGAATGCTTATATTAGAAGAAGTGATTTATCAGTTATTGATAGAGGAACATTAGATAAGAGTGATTCAGTTTTAGACAAGTATACATTTGAAATTATTTTAAAAGCTGGAGATGTAGTTAATACTGCGATGATAATTACATCACAAAGTGGAGAAAAAAACACAGTTACAATTGCTATTAGTGCAAAAAATAGTGATAAAATAACAAAAATTTCTATTCCTGAAACTCCATTCGTATTCAAAAAGGGTGAAAAAATTCAACAAATATCAACAAATGTCTTTAATTATAATGATTTAAATAAAGGATCTATTAAAATTTTACTTGAATATACAGACTTGGTGTATTCAAAAGTCACTATTAATGGAGTTTCTGCAGGAGAAACTAATAACTTCCAACTTGAAGTTGGAAATAATAAACAAATTAAGATCTTACTGATTGATGATAGAGGGAATAAAGATGAGTACATATTAGAGTATTCAAGAAATCCACAAAGCTCTGAAAATAAACTAAAAGAGTTAATTATCTCAGTAGATAAAAATGAAATTATTAATGAAAATAATTTAACAAGTGATATATCAACAAATATAACTTATAGAGTTAACAGAGATAGTAAAGAAATAAAAATTACTGCTAATCCTGTAAGCACTCTATCAAAAATAACAATTAATCCAAATAGTTTTAACCTTAAACCAGGAGAAAACAAATACACAATTTCTGTTGAAGCAGAAGATGGTAGTATCAATGATTATATAATAACTATCATTGCTAAAAACGATAATTCAAAACTTGATGGAATCATTATAGATGGTATAGATTATACGACTCTTGAAAAAGATACATTAGGAAGATACATCATTAGTGATACACCATTTAGTTTTAGTAAGAAGAATTTTTCAGTTAAAGTTACAACAGATGATGAATATGCAATAGTTATTGGTCAAACTAATAAAGAATTTGAAGTACCATTACAACTTGGAAAAGATAAAACATTTACGGTTCAAGTTGCATCTGAATATGGTACAAACTCAACTGAAATATATACATTTGTATATAGTCAAAATGCTGCATCAAATAAGACAATCCTAAAGACTATTGATGTCAGTGTAGATGGTAGTTTAATTACTTTAGATGCAGAGAAAAAACCTTTTGCATATCCATACAATAATCCAACAAACTTAAGAGTTGATAGAATTAATGCCAATAAGATTGTCACTATTAATAACGCTACTGCAGAATTTAATGGAAAAATTAAGTCAATTTCAAATTCTAATAAACCATTGAACCTTGGACTTAATATTATTGAAGTATTGATTGTTGCAGAAGATGGTACAGAAGGTACATATGTTATCAATCTATATGTAGCAGATGATGATAATGAAATAACAGGAATTAAAGTTCAAGGAAAAGAACTAGAACCTGGATTTTCAAAATCTATAACTGATTATGAAATCAAAGAATCATTCAAATATAATATATCTAATTTACTAGTTAGCGTTACTACTAAGAGCAACAGCACGGTTGTTACCGGAAGTGGTAGAGTAGCAATCGACTATGAAGAAAATACTTTGGTAATTAAATCAAGATCAGAATATAGAAACTTGATTAATGATCATACTAATGATTTAGAATACAGGGTTGAAGTGTACCGTGAAGAACCATTTAAAGATGTTAATTTACAAGACCTTTACGTAATAGATGAAAACGGTGATCGCATTGACTTCACAGCGCCTACTAAACTTTATAAAGAAGGTGTATATGTTTATTCTGTGCAATTAAGCAAAGACATAGAATATACTTATGTTAATGTTCATGCGTTTATTAAAGATGCTAGACAAAAACTGATGGATATAAATGGTGAAATTATATCTGAAGAGGCCTTTATACAATTTATGGTTATACCAATTCGTGAAATATATAAATTCAAAGTAGTTGCTGAAGATGGTGCAGAAAGAGAATATACAATTAACTTTACACAAGGAACTACAATCAGTTCTGACAACTCTATTCAGTCTGTGACACTAAGAGATTTGATTTCAACACCACAATATTTAAAAGGTGATCAAGAGTTTAAAAAAGACAAATCAAAATATGAAATCACAGTACCATACAGTGTAACAACACTTGATTTATTAGTTAAAGCTACTGACTCAAAAGCGAATGTATTTGGTAATGGTACATATAATTTAATTACTGATGAGACACAAATTGATTTCCATGTCACCGCAGAAAATGGTAGTGAAGGCCAAATGTATACAATTATAGTTAAAAGAAGTGCACCTTCACAAAACAACTTATTAGAAGAACTTATAGTCGTTATTGGAGGAAAAGAAGTAGTTATTGGTGGATCAAAAGATAACCCAACAAAACTAGTTTTTGATCCAATTGAAAACTTATATGATCTTATTCTTGATAGAACAAACAAAGAAGCAAAAATAACTGCTAAGACTGCTGATAAATCAGCAACTCTTTCAGGAAATTTTCAAGGTAACCTAAGATTAAGACCAGGAACAAATGAATACACAATAACAGTTACTGCTGAAGATAAAACATATGTAAACAACTACTATGTATCTATTGAAATTATTAATGATTTTATTGAAATAGATAATTTAACAGTAGATGTATATGAAACAGGTCATGAACTTATTCATGATAAAACTCAAACAGGTATTACATATGATCTAGGTACAGTTGATTCTACTGTTCAAGTGCTTAATATAAATGCAAGCATTCCAAATGATTCATATGGTACTTTAACTGGAAATGGTAGACAAGTATTAGTAGACGGTATTAACAGATTTGTGGTTAAAGCGACCTCAGAAGATAAATCTAAAACAGTTGAATATACAATTATTATTAATAAGAAAAAAGGCAACAATGGTCCAAGTGAATTAAGTAAAGATGCTGATTTATACGCATTAACAATAGAAGGAACTAAAGAAGTAATCAACTTAAACTACGATGAAGCTAACCAAGGTATTTATAAAGTTACTTTATCAGCCCTTGATGATAAATTCTTCTTAAGAGCTGAAAAGCACCAAAAAGCATCAGTAATAGGGGCTGAATGGCATTCTATTGCTGAAGGTGAAACTAAGACAATCAAAGTTCAAGTAACCGCAGAAGATGGTACTAAAGGTAAAATATACGAGCTAGAAGTAACAAGACCTAAAGCAAGCACAGATAATACATTACTTGACTTATATGTTGAGGCAAATGGAAAAGTATATAAACTTGATGTTACTAAGACATATCAAGAAGTAAATGTTGACCCAACTGTTACAGAAGTAACATTTGGTGGAACACACCCTACATTCTCTAAAATATCAGGATTAGGGTTACAACCACTTACATCAACTTCTAACATCTTTCCTATTACTGTTATTTCACAAAGTGGTGAAGTTAAAACATATAATGTTAATGTTAAAAAACAAGACAATAATGCAGACTTACTTGATTTAATCGTACTAGATGAAAAAACAAATAATAGTTTATCACTAAAACCAGGATTTGATAAAGACATCACAGATTATATTATTGACTTAACAAACAATCCAGAAATTTTAGAAATTAACATTCAAGCTAAAGCTAATGGAAAAGCAAGTCTTAAAGGTATAGGTATCTTTACATTAAAATCAGGAACAGGTAAAGTGACTGATAGATATGTAGTTACAGTTACTGCAGAAGATGGTTTAACAACTAAAGACTACACAGTAACAATCGAAAGAAACATTGACCCAGAAGATAGTATTACAATTGAAGACTTAACTTTAATTGGAGAAACAACTATCTATTTAGGAAATGATAAACACCCAGATGCTCTAAACCAATTTACAATGTCAAAAGTAGCATATGAAATTAAAGTACCATACGCATTACAAACAGTTATCTTATCATTATCTAATAAAGATGGGGCAACAATCTATGGAGCTAAGAGTTATTCATTAACTGATAAAGAAACAACTATTACATTCTACTTAGTATCAAAAAGTGGTAATGTAACATCAGATAAATACACAGTTAAATTAATTAAAGAAGATCCATCAGATGATGCTACTTTAAAATCGTTAACATTAGACGGTATTTTAATTGAAAACTTTGATCCTGAAGTATTCAGTTATACTAAAAAAATAGTGTTAGAAGATTATAGCACAGTTGATATTAAAGCATTAGCAACTAATGAGTTTGCAAGTGTTTCAGGAAATACAGGCGTGATTAATATTTCACGTGGAAACAATAATATCAATATTAGAGTAACTGCTGAAAATGGAGATCAAAATATTTATAGAATCACTTTAATCGCATTAAGCGATAAAAATGAAATATTAGATATTAAAGATTCAGAATCAAAAATTAACTTTGATAAAGATACACCAATCTATAGAATTAACGTTTCTTACACAACACAAAACTTCTCATTAAAAGTAACATCATCTCTATATTCAACTATTACTGGAGATGGCGTTAAGTTGTTAGAAGAAGGAGAAAACATCTACTATGTTTATGCAACTTCAGAATTTGGAACACAAGGAAAAGTATACCAAATTATCGTAACTAGAGAAGCAATTAGTGATGATGCAACTTTAAAATCATTAGTAGTTAAGAGAAACTCAAACACTGGAGATGTTCTTGAATATAAACCGGTATTTGATTCAAACAGAACAAACTATATTATTAATCTAGCTGAAGGCGATAGCTTAACAACACTATTTATTGAAGCAGAAGCGAATAGTGAATTTGCGATTGTTGGTGGTATTGGATATAAAGTACTAAAAGCTGAAGTAGATGGAGACTACCAAAACGTATTTGAAATTGTTGTTCGTGCTCAATCAGGAAAAACATTGACATATACCGTAAGTGTTTATAGAAATGTAGAGTTAAGCGATTTAGCAGAATATGAATCATTAGAATTAAAAGGTAGTGATGGTATAGTTTACTTAGGAACAGATCCATCAAGTAAGCAAACATTTAATAAACCAGAAACAATGTATTTAATCGAAGTACCATACTCAGTAAAATCAATGACATTAAATGCTAAAGCATTATACGGAAGTTTATATGGTAATGAAACTAAGAGCTTTGGTAATTCAAATGAACTTATATTTGTCACTGAAATTATTTCACAAAGCGGAAGTGTGTCATCAGGTAAATACACAATTAAAGTAATTCGTGAAATACCTAAAACAGAAAACACATTATCTGACCTAACAGTAGATGAAGTGCAAGTACCTAACTTTGATCCAAAAGTAAATGATTATACATTAACTATTCCAGTAGGAACAAAGAAAAGTGTTGTGATTGGTGCTAAAACTAACACTCATGCCAAAATAACTGGAACAGGATTAAAAGACTTAAAACAAGGCTCAAACGTTTATACAATCAATGTAGAAGCCCAAGACGGTTCAATCAATTCATATACAATTACAATTAACTATGTCAATGATGATGCTTTCCTAGAAACTCTAATCATAAAAGGAACAGATAAAGATGCATATAAAGAAGAAACTGCATCAACATTTGAATTTGCTAGAGAATATAAGAAAAATGAATTAAAACGTACAATTGTTGTTGGACCAACTACTAAAATTATTAATATACAAGGTCAAGCAATTGATCAAATAGGAGCTAAAATTAGTGGATTTGGTATCTATGAATTCCCATTAAATGAAACAAGCAAAACAGTATATGTTTATGTTGTATCAGCTGATGGATTTACACAAAACAGATATGAAATAGAAATTACAAGAACTGGAAAAGCAAATAATATTGCAGATTTAGTTAATCTATCTATATCAGGATATCAAATACAATTTGATCCAAAAATTAAAATGTATTCAGTAAATGTACCAAACAGTCTCAATGAATTAGTACTATCTGCTAATGCTAGCGAAACATCTAACATTGATGTTAGAGGATATAACCAAGGAAAAGGAATTGTAACATCATCTATTAAGGACATTAAGACAGGTCAAAATGTTATTGTCATTGAAGTAACATCAGAAGATGGATTAACAAGTGAAATCTACACAATTACAGTTACAAAAGATGCCCCACAAGACTTCTTATTCCTAATCCTACTTATCGCAAGCTTACTATTATGGATTTTAACTATCCTTTATATCGCAGTTAAGAGACAAAGAGAAAAAAATAAAGACAAAAACGAAGTTATATTCTAA